The proteins below are encoded in one region of Candidatus Saccharimonadales bacterium:
- the mnmA gene encoding tRNA 2-thiouridine(34) synthase MnmA, whose product MKKIFVGMSGGVDSSVAAALLQRDGYEVTGVYMKNWTQDVGGIECSWQQDLSDAQSVAARLDIPFEIFDFETEYRERVVEYMVAEYEAGLTPNPDIMCNQEVKFKLFLETALARGADGIATGHYARTRNGQLYAGVDESKDQSYFLYRVSMAALRQSLFPLGEMQKSEVRRLAAELELATAAKPDSQGICFIGEVSIKEFLQQYIDTTPGPIKHIDGRVLGQHEGAALYTIGQRHGLDVGGALLDAKLGGGLPLYVVSKDMASNTVYVTENLTALMQDELTIDNLHWIDTIPQPDHPYLVRTRHRGQLIPSHFTDLAKARAQLKLSEPERALTAGQSAVIYTETDQGLKVIGGGVIAALSG is encoded by the coding sequence ATGAAGAAGATATTTGTCGGTATGAGTGGCGGGGTGGACAGTTCGGTAGCTGCTGCATTGCTGCAGCGCGACGGGTACGAGGTGACAGGTGTTTATATGAAGAACTGGACTCAGGATGTCGGCGGGATCGAGTGCTCATGGCAGCAGGATCTATCCGACGCTCAGAGCGTGGCCGCTCGTCTCGACATTCCGTTCGAAATTTTCGATTTTGAAACCGAGTATCGCGAGCGGGTGGTCGAGTATATGGTGGCCGAGTATGAGGCCGGCCTTACCCCGAATCCGGATATCATGTGTAATCAAGAGGTGAAGTTCAAGCTGTTCTTGGAGACGGCTCTCGCGCGGGGAGCCGACGGCATCGCCACTGGCCACTACGCCCGCACCCGTAACGGTCAGCTCTATGCCGGAGTAGACGAGAGTAAGGACCAGAGTTACTTTCTCTACCGAGTCAGTATGGCTGCACTCAGACAAAGTCTATTCCCTCTAGGCGAGATGCAGAAGTCAGAAGTACGCCGCCTGGCGGCGGAGCTAGAGCTGGCGACAGCGGCGAAGCCGGACTCTCAGGGTATCTGTTTTATCGGCGAGGTTAGTATCAAGGAATTCCTGCAGCAGTACATCGACACCACCCCGGGTCCGATTAAACATATCGATGGGCGTGTCCTTGGTCAGCACGAAGGAGCCGCGCTCTACACTATCGGGCAGCGCCACGGTCTAGATGTGGGCGGAGCGCTGCTGGACGCTAAACTAGGCGGCGGTTTACCGCTGTATGTTGTGAGCAAGGATATGGCTAGTAACACCGTATACGTGACGGAGAATCTAACCGCGCTAATGCAAGATGAACTAACAATCGATAACCTACACTGGATCGACACTATCCCCCAGCCCGATCATCCCTATCTGGTTCGTACCCGTCACCGCGGTCAATTAATCCCGTCCCACTTTACCGATTTAGCCAAAGCACGGGCTCAACTTAAGCTGTCTGAGCCTGAGCGAGCATTAACTGCTGGGCAGTCAGCTGTAATCTATACTGAAACAGATCAGGGCCTAAAGGTAATCGGCGGCGGAGTAATAGCTGCTCTATCGGGGTAG
- a CDS encoding alanine--tRNA ligase has translation MNTQEIRRKYLDFFAASQHTVIPRANLVPQDDATTLFTGSGMQPLLPYLLGAEHPAGSRLVNSQTCLRAEDIEEVGDNRHTTFFEMLGNWSLGDYFKPEQLPWFFEFLVDVVGLDPERLYVTAFIGDTTYDIPRDTEAAEIWQQLFASKDIEAKVADIGSEADGAKRGIQTGERIFYYDGSKNWWTRAGNIASMPEGEPGGPDSEVFYEFVDIEHDETFGQHCHPNCDCGRFLEIGNSVFMQYVKTADGFAELPKRNVDFGGGLERIAAASMDNPDVFSISLLKPIITGLEEISGKKYTEATTAMRVIADHLRASVFLALDGVAPSNKEQGYVMRRLMRRAIRFAFDLEIDNDLISRTVPLIITAYEADFSELAERKQQIIELMMNEERVFRQTLRKGIREFDKLATTALNGELIFKLYDTYGFPPELSTEEAKQRGVKLSPNWSAEFETSLEEQRQRSRTATKGQFKGGLGGEDEMHKQYHTATHLMYRALREVLGDHVVQKGSNITDERLRFDFTHPEKLTDDERQRIEEIVNQRIEMDLNVTWEELPTDQALGQGAYGAFGDTYGDKVKVYSMQDEDGEKYSFEICGGPHVDRTSELAKGGKRFKITKEESSSAGVRRIKAVLS, from the coding sequence ATGAATACTCAGGAAATCCGGCGTAAATATTTAGATTTTTTTGCTGCTAGCCAGCACACCGTTATCCCGCGGGCTAATCTAGTGCCGCAGGATGATGCCACTACGCTTTTCACCGGTTCCGGGATGCAGCCACTACTACCTTATCTATTAGGTGCGGAGCATCCGGCGGGCAGTCGTCTGGTCAATTCCCAGACTTGTCTGCGCGCCGAGGACATCGAGGAGGTAGGGGACAATCGCCACACCACCTTTTTCGAGATGTTGGGTAATTGGAGTTTAGGCGATTACTTTAAGCCGGAACAGCTACCGTGGTTTTTCGAATTTTTAGTGGATGTGGTCGGTCTAGATCCGGAGCGACTCTACGTTACTGCCTTTATCGGGGACACTACGTATGATATACCCCGAGATACTGAGGCAGCTGAGATCTGGCAACAGCTCTTTGCGAGCAAAGACATCGAAGCGAAGGTAGCAGATATCGGTTCTGAGGCCGACGGGGCTAAGCGCGGTATACAGACCGGCGAACGGATTTTCTATTATGATGGCAGTAAGAACTGGTGGACTCGAGCTGGAAATATCGCCTCAATGCCTGAAGGTGAGCCGGGCGGTCCTGATTCGGAAGTGTTTTACGAGTTCGTTGATATCGAACATGATGAGACTTTTGGTCAGCACTGCCACCCTAACTGCGACTGTGGGCGCTTTTTAGAGATCGGTAACTCCGTCTTTATGCAGTATGTGAAGACGGCCGATGGATTTGCTGAACTACCGAAACGCAATGTCGATTTCGGTGGTGGGCTGGAGCGAATTGCTGCTGCTAGCATGGATAATCCCGACGTCTTTAGCATTAGTTTGCTTAAACCCATCATCACCGGTCTAGAAGAGATAAGTGGCAAAAAATATACAGAAGCCACCACAGCGATGCGTGTGATTGCCGATCACCTGCGAGCCTCGGTTTTTCTCGCTTTAGATGGCGTGGCACCGAGCAATAAAGAGCAGGGTTACGTGATGCGACGGCTGATGCGGCGGGCGATTCGCTTCGCTTTCGATCTCGAGATCGACAATGATCTTATATCTCGAACGGTCCCCCTTATTATCACTGCTTATGAAGCTGATTTTTCAGAGTTAGCTGAGCGCAAACAGCAGATTATCGAGTTAATGATGAATGAAGAACGAGTATTTCGCCAAACGTTGCGTAAAGGGATTAGAGAGTTTGATAAATTAGCTACGACTGCACTTAATGGCGAACTAATCTTTAAACTTTACGATACTTATGGCTTTCCACCTGAGCTCTCAACCGAGGAAGCCAAGCAGCGTGGTGTTAAGTTGTCGCCTAATTGGTCGGCTGAGTTTGAGACCAGTCTCGAGGAGCAACGCCAGCGGTCCCGGACTGCGACTAAAGGCCAGTTTAAGGGTGGCTTAGGTGGCGAAGACGAGATGCACAAGCAGTACCACACCGCTACCCACCTGATGTACCGCGCTCTACGTGAAGTATTAGGCGATCATGTAGTACAGAAAGGCTCGAACATCACTGATGAGCGACTGCGGTTCGACTTCACTCATCCAGAGAAGCTGACGGATGATGAGCGGCAGCGCATCGAGGAGATCGTTAACCAGCGTATCGAGATGGATCTAAACGTGACATGGGAAGAGTTGCCGACCGATCAAGCACTAGGGCAGGGGGCGTATGGCGCTTTCGGCGATACCTATGGGGATAAAGTGAAGGTTTATTCGATGCAGGATGAAGATGGCGAAAAGTATAGTTTTGAAATTTGTGGTGGGCCACACGTCGATCGTACTAGTGAGCTCGCTAAGGGTGGTAAGCGGTTTAAGATTACTAAGGAAGAGTCGTCTTCCGCCGGTGTACGCCGGATTAAGGCCGTACTAAGCTAA
- a CDS encoding cell division FtsA domain-containing protein, translating into MLAKLKQRFNKKPTDRHIVALDIGTEYVKALIARVVTDAESGETKAEIIGVGRKHQGLSDMHSGAIADIAGVVSNCDTALTEAEKMAGVSVEDAVVGIAGELVKGNTTTIKYRRSDAKKDIDNRELKEIIEQVQRRALERARAELAWESGVENIEITMVNAAVVNVSIDGYKVTNPIGFQGKDVSVQLFCAFAPMVHISAIERVALDLNLNLIGVTAEPFAVAKSVGADVSESFSAIFIDVGGGTTDIALVNDGGVEGTKMFGIGGRSFTTAVAKALDIDFAAAEKRKCDLTTESKDESVRKSLVPTVKVWLSGVELALSEFTNIDQLPSKILLCGGGSGLPYVPRALMSKAWREQVPIAHDIVVEHIDPAQVDRVVDTTGKVTDYAYITPMGLLNVGLDAITAEPPSQKFINKLNQAMQS; encoded by the coding sequence ATGCTTGCCAAACTGAAACAACGATTTAATAAAAAACCGACCGATCGCCACATTGTGGCACTCGACATCGGTACCGAGTACGTTAAGGCGCTGATTGCCCGTGTCGTAACCGATGCTGAAAGCGGCGAAACTAAGGCGGAGATCATCGGTGTCGGGCGTAAACACCAGGGTTTGAGCGATATGCACTCTGGAGCTATCGCTGATATTGCCGGCGTGGTTAGTAATTGTGACACTGCCCTCACTGAGGCGGAGAAGATGGCTGGGGTCAGCGTCGAGGATGCCGTCGTCGGCATCGCCGGTGAATTGGTCAAAGGCAACACTACGACGATCAAGTACCGACGCTCGGATGCGAAGAAAGATATCGACAACCGTGAACTGAAAGAGATTATCGAGCAGGTACAACGGCGAGCCCTAGAGCGAGCCCGGGCTGAACTGGCTTGGGAATCGGGCGTAGAGAATATCGAGATTACGATGGTGAATGCCGCGGTAGTTAACGTTTCGATCGACGGCTACAAAGTGACTAATCCGATCGGTTTTCAGGGTAAGGACGTCTCAGTTCAGCTTTTCTGTGCCTTCGCCCCAATGGTGCATATCAGTGCTATCGAGCGGGTAGCCTTAGACCTCAACCTCAATCTGATAGGGGTGACAGCCGAACCGTTCGCGGTGGCTAAATCGGTTGGAGCCGATGTGAGCGAGAGCTTTAGCGCCATCTTTATCGATGTCGGTGGAGGTACGACCGATATCGCTCTGGTTAACGATGGCGGCGTGGAAGGGACTAAGATGTTTGGTATCGGTGGAAGGAGTTTCACTACAGCGGTAGCAAAGGCTCTAGATATCGATTTTGCGGCTGCGGAGAAGCGCAAGTGTGACCTCACTACTGAGTCGAAAGACGAATCGGTTCGCAAATCCCTAGTACCCACCGTCAAGGTCTGGCTGAGCGGGGTGGAGCTGGCGCTGAGTGAGTTTACCAACATCGATCAGTTGCCGAGCAAGATTCTCCTCTGCGGTGGTGGTTCCGGTCTGCCTTATGTCCCTCGGGCGTTGATGAGTAAGGCTTGGCGTGAGCAAGTGCCGATAGCTCATGATATTGTAGTGGAGCACATCGATCCGGCTCAGGTTGATCGGGTAGTAGATACTACCGGCAAGGTTACGGATTATGCCTACATCACTCCGATGGGCCTGTTAAATGTCGGTTTAGATGCTATCACGGCCGAGCCACCGAGCCAGAAATTTATCAATAAACTTAATCAAGCGATGCAGAGCTAA
- the ruvX gene encoding Holliday junction resolvase RuvX, giving the protein MPTILAIDWGSRQVGTALGNTVARIGTPHLPLANDADLSVNLQKLIESESVERVIVGLPRNLEGEETAQSEEIRAFATQLADRLQCPVLLQDETLSTQAGQELRSRYPRADKDSLAAAVILQDYLETL; this is encoded by the coding sequence ATGCCGACGATACTAGCAATTGATTGGGGAAGCCGCCAAGTAGGTACGGCGTTAGGTAATACCGTAGCTCGGATTGGCACCCCACACCTGCCACTGGCAAATGATGCCGATTTATCGGTTAATCTCCAGAAGCTAATAGAGAGTGAGTCGGTCGAGAGAGTGATCGTCGGTCTCCCACGTAATCTCGAGGGAGAAGAGACGGCTCAATCAGAGGAGATTCGTGCATTTGCAACTCAGCTTGCAGATAGACTACAGTGCCCCGTACTGTTGCAGGACGAAACATTAAGTACTCAAGCTGGCCAGGAACTCCGTAGTCGCTACCCCAGGGCTGACAAGGACAGCTTAGCAGCAGCCGTTATCTTACAGGATTATTTAGAGACGCTATGA
- the mltG gene encoding endolytic transglycosylase MltG: MKQLTITRKNRQRKLFIIIGIFLALLLVGVWTRQWYQQQLLPVSDDSELRYITIEPGMSSTAIAESLHSEGVIRNVLAFRIHARLEQASHSIQAGFYGLAPNQSATDILTTLTAGEVASIVVRIPGGSELTEIEEILIEAGFEPPDVASALNEDYDLDLLDEKPAGTTLEGYLFPDTYHVEANGSAADIVRLALVNMQQQLDADLVGAWRQRGFSIHEGLTLASIVQKEAPDSETQARVSQVFQTRLEQGMMLQADPTYLYAARQLGVNATPGLDSPYNTYRYEGLPPAPIATIERSVLEAIASPSAGDYLYFVTGKDGVTRFSRTQREHDAYIQQHGVSGT; the protein is encoded by the coding sequence ATGAAACAGTTAACTATTACTCGCAAGAATCGCCAGCGTAAGCTATTTATCATCATCGGAATTTTTCTCGCACTCTTACTTGTGGGGGTGTGGACTCGGCAGTGGTATCAGCAGCAGTTATTACCAGTGAGTGATGATAGTGAGCTGCGTTATATCACAATCGAGCCAGGTATGTCCTCGACCGCTATCGCTGAATCTCTCCATAGCGAAGGGGTTATACGTAATGTATTAGCCTTTCGAATTCACGCTAGACTGGAGCAGGCCTCACACAGCATTCAGGCCGGCTTCTACGGCTTAGCCCCTAATCAGTCAGCGACAGATATTCTAACCACCCTTACCGCTGGAGAGGTGGCCAGCATCGTGGTGCGGATACCGGGTGGAAGTGAGTTAACGGAGATAGAGGAGATACTGATCGAAGCGGGCTTTGAGCCGCCAGATGTAGCGAGCGCCCTGAATGAGGACTACGATCTAGATCTACTAGATGAAAAGCCGGCCGGCACTACTCTCGAGGGCTATCTGTTCCCTGATACCTATCATGTCGAAGCTAACGGTAGTGCAGCTGATATAGTGCGGCTAGCTCTGGTTAATATGCAGCAGCAACTCGACGCTGACTTAGTAGGGGCGTGGCGTCAGCGAGGTTTCTCTATCCATGAGGGGCTGACTCTGGCCTCGATCGTGCAGAAAGAGGCTCCCGATTCTGAGACTCAAGCACGCGTTTCTCAGGTATTCCAGACCCGGCTAGAGCAAGGGATGATGCTACAGGCCGACCCGACCTATCTCTATGCTGCCCGTCAGTTAGGGGTCAACGCCACACCTGGTCTCGATTCTCCCTATAATACCTACCGCTATGAGGGGTTACCACCCGCTCCGATCGCAACAATTGAGCGAAGTGTACTCGAGGCGATCGCTAGTCCCAGTGCTGGGGATTACCTCTACTTCGTCACCGGTAAGGACGGGGTAACCCGCTTCTCCCGTACCCAGCGAGAGCATGACGCCTACATTCAACAGCACGGTGTAAGTGGTACATAA
- a CDS encoding LysM peptidoglycan-binding domain-containing protein translates to MATLKRLSPHVSHIAVALGIVTLIGLSGPMVAQTKQNANDVLARTSGEGGVVDKATSAYIAANVASGLGISVAGQVSEHSESLSTQSQLLSSDSAYLRKASAVATDSVSRSDIRSYTVKSGEDIDDIARKFGITTNTIRWANDINPGAGVDVGAKLTILPVNGVLHEVQSGDTADKLAEKYEANATQIISFNDAEVDGLKSGQKIVIPNGTKPAPQFNPTNSYFANAFVPSYGYGASSATFVGRSNGVSGGDNRHFGGQCTWYVAERKGIYGETWGHASQWANSAVARNIPVSTEPRVGAIAQRGGGYGGLGHVGIVEELLEDGRIRVRSMNLSGVWNIHDEIVAPSSYSAYIYR, encoded by the coding sequence ATGGCTACCCTCAAGCGACTTAGCCCGCATGTGTCACACATAGCGGTAGCGCTTGGTATAGTCACACTCATCGGCCTTAGTGGTCCGATGGTAGCTCAGACCAAACAGAACGCTAACGACGTCCTAGCTCGTACCAGTGGCGAGGGTGGAGTGGTCGATAAGGCTACTTCAGCCTATATCGCCGCTAACGTAGCCAGTGGCCTCGGTATTAGCGTGGCTGGACAGGTCAGCGAGCACAGTGAGAGCTTGAGCACTCAGTCACAGTTGCTATCAAGCGACAGTGCCTACCTGCGTAAGGCCAGTGCTGTAGCTACCGACTCGGTGAGCCGCAGTGATATCCGTAGCTATACGGTTAAAAGCGGTGAAGACATCGATGATATAGCTCGTAAGTTTGGTATTACTACCAACACTATCCGTTGGGCCAACGACATTAACCCCGGTGCCGGTGTAGATGTCGGTGCTAAACTGACTATTCTGCCGGTAAACGGTGTGCTGCATGAGGTTCAAAGTGGTGATACTGCCGATAAGCTAGCCGAGAAGTATGAGGCTAATGCGACGCAGATCATTAGCTTTAACGATGCCGAAGTGGACGGTCTGAAGAGCGGTCAGAAGATCGTCATCCCTAACGGTACTAAGCCGGCCCCACAGTTCAATCCTACCAATAGTTACTTTGCTAACGCTTTTGTACCGAGCTACGGCTATGGTGCAAGTAGCGCTACTTTCGTCGGCCGCAGTAATGGAGTGAGCGGTGGTGATAACCGACATTTCGGCGGTCAGTGTACTTGGTATGTAGCGGAACGAAAGGGAATCTATGGTGAGACTTGGGGTCATGCTTCTCAGTGGGCTAACAGTGCTGTTGCGCGGAATATTCCTGTAAGTACGGAGCCGCGTGTCGGTGCGATTGCCCAGCGTGGTGGGGGTTATGGTGGTCTAGGACATGTAGGAATAGTAGAGGAGTTGCTTGAAGATGGTCGTATTCGTGTTCGTTCGATGAACCTAAGCGGCGTCTGGAACATCCATGACGAGATAGTTGCGCCATCTAGCTATTCAGCTTACATATATCGATAA